GATGCGACGCAACAAACGGTTGTCGGTAGTGGGGATATAGTTGTGGTTGTCCAACAGAAGGGTGGTCAGGGCCGATGCATAGACGCGGAATTTCAACTCGTCGGGAATCTGAGCCGTGAGTTCCGGGTTCAAGGCATGAATACCTTCAACGACAAGGACTTCTTCAGGACTCAAACGAAGTTTTTTGCCGCTCCATTCACTTCTGCCCTCCTGGAAATTGTAGCGGGGAAGTTCGACCTCCTCCCCACGGAAGAGGGCGGCCAGCTGCTCGTTCAGCAACGGGATATTCAGTGCATAGATGCTCTCAAAGTCGTAGTCACCCGTTTCATCGCGCGGTGTCTGGTCGCGATCCAGAAAATAGTCGTCGAGCGAGATGGGCACCGGCTTGATGCCATTGGTGATAAGCTGAACGGAAAGGCGCTTACAAGTAGTGGTCTTACCACTTGACGAAGGACCGGCAATGAGTACCATACGGATGCCGCGGCGATGGGCTATCTCTTCGGCAATCTTCGATATTTTCTTTTCCTGTAGGGCTTCGCTCACCTGAATCAGCAGATTGGTCTTACCATCAGTAATGGCTTCATTCAAATCGCCAATGGTACGCATGCCCATGATATTCTGCCATGAATGGTGCTCCTTGAAAATACCGAACATCTTGTCCTGCATCACTATCTCGCCCAGTTCTTCTGGATTATCGCGTGAGGGAAGACGGAGCAGCAAACCGTCATAGTACTTCTCAAGACCGAAAAGATAAAGCTGGGAAGTGTTGGTGAGCAACGAGCCGTAATAATAGTCGTAATACTCATCAATGTCGTAGAAGGTGGTATAGAGTGATCCGGAGCTCTTCAGCAGTTTCACCTTCGAGAAAGTATGAAGGAAGGTAAACATGCGGATGGCCTCCTCGGTGGTGGTTTCATGACGGTGAATGGGAATGGCCTGGTCGATGATTTCCTGCATGCGCTTGCGAATTTTTCCGGCATCCTCAAGACTCACGGGATGACCGATATCGAGATCAACATAATAGCCATTGCTCACGGGAATATCAATGCTCACCTTGCATTTATCATACAAATCGTGAACAGCCTTGCAAAGCACAAAAAACAGGGTGCGGGTGTAGGCACGAATGCCGGAAGGTGAAGTGATATCAAGGAATTCTACCGACTTAGCCTTATAGATGCGGTAGTGCATTCCCTCTACCTTATTATTGACATGGGCACTGACAGGACCGTGAGGAAGGCTCAGACCGGTCATGGCGTAGAGTTCTTCAAGATTGCTGCCCAAAGGTAATTCGTATTCGGTATTGTTATTGATACATAGAATTTTTACTGTTTGTTCCATAAGCTTTTTTATAACGAGATAATTCGTTGAAATAGGTTTGTACAACAAGTTTCTGCAAAGATAATAAAAAAAGCGTAGTGAAAACTACATTATCGATTTTTTTTTGTATTTTTGTGCCGTTAATTAGCAAACAATATACTACTATACATATGTCTATTCTGATTATTTTCAAGCTTCTGGGTTCACTGGCACTTCTCATGTTTGGTATGAAGTCCATGAGTGAGGCCTTGCAGAAGATGGCGGGTCCGCAATTGCGACACGTCTTGGGAGCTATGACTACCAACCGCTTTACGGGTATGCTGACTGGTATGCTGGTGACAGCTTCGGTACAGTCTTCAACAGCAACGACAGTGATGACCGTTTCGTTCGTGAATGCAGGCTTGTTGACACTGGCACAGGCCATTTCGGTCATCATGGGTGCTAACATTGGTACTACGCTCACAGCTTGGATTATGTCGGCAGGTATGTCGTTCGACATCACATCGGCGGTCTATCCGGCTTTCTTCCTCGGCATCATCCTTATCTACCAAAAGCGCTATCGCTACATAGGCGACTTCCTGTTCGGTTTGTCGTTCCTGCTATTAGGCTTAGGCACGCTGCGTGCCACAGGAACAGAGATGCACTTAGGAGAGAATCAGGCATTGCTGGACTTCTTTGCATCGTTCGATCCCACATCGTTTGTCACCACTATTATATTCCTGCTGTTGGGCGGCATCCTGACGTTCTGCGTACAGTCATCGGCAGCCGTTATGGCCATTACGATGATTCTTTGTTCGAGCGGTGCGCTGCCTATCTATCAAGGTATTGCATTGGTGATGGGTGAGAATATTGGTACTACCGTTACTTCGAACCTGGCAGCCATGTCGGCCAACACGCAAGCACGCCGTGCCGCACTGGCCCACATGTTCTTCAACGTGTTTGGCGTGATTTGGATTCTGTTCATTTTCCGTCCTTTCATCGACATGGTATGCGGATGGGTAGGCTATGATGTAGATATGACCAAAGAGATAGCCGGCACAGGGGCTTTCCTGGCCAACTCGGCAAAACTGAGCTTTGTACTGGCTGCCTTCCACACTTCTTTCAATGTGGCCAACACGATGATTCTGATTTGGTTTATCCCACAGATTGAGAAATTCGTTTGCTGGGTTATCAAGTCCAAGCGTTTCGATGAGGAAGAAGATTTCCGTCTGCATTTCATCACTGCCGGTTTCATGAAGACTCCAGAGCTTTCGGTGCTTGAGGCACAGAAGGAGATTTCTTCATTCTCAGAGCGTATGCAGCGCATGTTCGGAATGGTAAAGGAATTGCTTGACCTGTCGTCAAGCCAGCAGAATAAGAACAAGAACAACGAGCAGACGTTCAACAAGCTGTTTACTCGCATTGAGAAATATGAGAGCATCTCAGACAATATGGAGCTGGAGATTGCCCGTTATCTGGAGAGTGTGAGTGACGCCCATCTGTCTGACGATACGAAAGCAAAGATTCGTGCCATGCTGCGTGAGGTGAGCGAGTTGGAATCTATTGGTGACTCATGCTACAACATGGCTCGCACCATCAACCGTAAGTTCTCTGCCAAGCAGGATCACTTCATCGAGAAACAGTATGAGCACCTGCACCAGATGATGGGACTGACAGACCAGGCTCTTACACAGATGAACCAGCTGATGGGCGGTCGCAAGGAAGCTTTCAACGTGAACCGCACGTTCAACATTGAAAACGAGATCAACAACTACCGTAACCAGCTGAAGGCTCAGAACATCATCGATGTAAACAACCACGAATACACCTATGCCGAGGGTACTATCTACATTGACCTGATCAACGAGTGTGAGAAACTTGGCGACTATGTAGTGAACGTTGTAGAAGCTCGTATGGGTACTCGCCAGCGCGAAGCATAAAACGGCGCAACAGGTTATTCTAAAGCCTTTCAAGAATGCGCTGACCAGCGCGTAGCATATCCATAAAAACTAATAAGCTCAACTATAAAAACTGACAAGCTCGTAGCACATCAATAAAAGCTAACAAAAAAAGCTGTCTGCAGAATTTGCAGACAGCTTTTTTATTGAGTTATTGAATCGTTTGATTACTCATCGAGTGTGGGCTCTTCAA
The sequence above is a segment of the Prevotella sp. E9-3 genome. Coding sequences within it:
- a CDS encoding nucleoside kinase — translated: MEQTVKILCINNNTEYELPLGSNLEELYAMTGLSLPHGPVSAHVNNKVEGMHYRIYKAKSVEFLDITSPSGIRAYTRTLFFVLCKAVHDLYDKCKVSIDIPVSNGYYVDLDIGHPVSLEDAGKIRKRMQEIIDQAIPIHRHETTTEEAIRMFTFLHTFSKVKLLKSSGSLYTTFYDIDEYYDYYYGSLLTNTSQLYLFGLEKYYDGLLLRLPSRDNPEELGEIVMQDKMFGIFKEHHSWQNIMGMRTIGDLNEAITDGKTNLLIQVSEALQEKKISKIAEEIAHRRGIRMVLIAGPSSSGKTTTCKRLSVQLITNGIKPVPISLDDYFLDRDQTPRDETGDYDFESIYALNIPLLNEQLAALFRGEEVELPRYNFQEGRSEWSGKKLRLSPEEVLVVEGIHALNPELTAQIPDELKFRVYASALTTLLLDNHNYIPTTDNRLLRRIIRDHKYRGVDARETIRRWPSVRKGENKWIFPFQENADVMFNSAMLFELAVIKSQAEPLLEQVPENCPEYAEAYRLRKFLRYIKPIPEAQIPPTSLLREFLGGSSFEY
- a CDS encoding Na/Pi cotransporter family protein, coding for MSILIIFKLLGSLALLMFGMKSMSEALQKMAGPQLRHVLGAMTTNRFTGMLTGMLVTASVQSSTATTVMTVSFVNAGLLTLAQAISVIMGANIGTTLTAWIMSAGMSFDITSAVYPAFFLGIILIYQKRYRYIGDFLFGLSFLLLGLGTLRATGTEMHLGENQALLDFFASFDPTSFVTTIIFLLLGGILTFCVQSSAAVMAITMILCSSGALPIYQGIALVMGENIGTTVTSNLAAMSANTQARRAALAHMFFNVFGVIWILFIFRPFIDMVCGWVGYDVDMTKEIAGTGAFLANSAKLSFVLAAFHTSFNVANTMILIWFIPQIEKFVCWVIKSKRFDEEEDFRLHFITAGFMKTPELSVLEAQKEISSFSERMQRMFGMVKELLDLSSSQQNKNKNNEQTFNKLFTRIEKYESISDNMELEIARYLESVSDAHLSDDTKAKIRAMLREVSELESIGDSCYNMARTINRKFSAKQDHFIEKQYEHLHQMMGLTDQALTQMNQLMGGRKEAFNVNRTFNIENEINNYRNQLKAQNIIDVNNHEYTYAEGTIYIDLINECEKLGDYVVNVVEARMGTRQREA